In Oncorhynchus tshawytscha isolate Ot180627B linkage group LG28, Otsh_v2.0, whole genome shotgun sequence, a genomic segment contains:
- the LOC112227046 gene encoding TLC domain-containing protein 4-B isoform X3, whose amino-acid sequence MLLICYYWRAIGDKFFVIHHLAALYAYYYVLSIGMLPYFANFRLVAELSTPCVNQRWFFEVLGYPKKSLPNMVNGIAMTLSFFLVRIAVMPMYYSRMYAVYGTEPFYRVTFGGRCAWMGPSFCLDIMNVMWMHKMARGCISVLRSPGKVKVEKLQNGKVH is encoded by the exons ATGCTGCTCATATGTTACTATTGGCGGGCGATAGGGGACAAGTTTTTTGTAATCCACCACCTGGCAGCACTGTATGCTTACTACTATGTACTG aGCATAGGAATGTTGCCTTATTTTGCTAACTTCCGTCTGGTCGCAGAGCTTTCCACTCCTTGTGTGAACCAGCG CTGGTTCTTTGAAGTGCTTGGTTACCCAAAGAAATCATTACCAAATATGGTCAACGGAATTGCTATGACGCTATCCTTCTTCCTGGTGAGGATAGCGGTCATGCCGATGTATTACAGCCGGATGTACGCCGTGTACGGGACAGAACCTTTTTACCGGGTGACTTTTGGTGGCCGTTGTGCATGGATGGGCCCCAGTTTCTGTCTAGACATTATGAACGTCATGTGGATGCATAAAATGGCCCGCGGCTGCATTAGCGTCCTGCGCTCTCCCGGAAAGGTAAAAGTGGAAAAGCTACAGAATGGGAAAGTGCACTGA